A window of Kribbella voronezhensis genomic DNA:
TGGGACTGCGTCACCGGCCGACGGTACCGACGCCAGTGCGCGCGTGAGCGAGTGCGGCGTCGTAGCGGGTTAGGGCTAGGGCGGCTAGGCGGGGGTCGGGGCCGAGGGGGGTGCTGACGGGGTGGTTTCCGCTGAGGCGGCGGATGTGGTCGGCGAAGGCGCCGGGGGCGAGGAGGTAGGTGGCTACGGCGGTGCGGGTGGGGGTGCGGGCGAGGACCGCGGGGAGGCGTTCGCCGGCGCCGGAGACGTAGCCGACCTCGACCGGGCGGTCGATGCGCTCGGCGAGGAGGGCGGCGGTGGCCGAGCAGTCGAGGAGCGCGCGGCGGTTCGAGGAACCGGCCGCCGCGAGTACGACGTGGTCGATGGCGCTGAGATCGCCGAGGCGGT
This region includes:
- a CDS encoding sirohydrochlorin chelatase yields the protein MTSTPDLIAAAHGTADPRGIRTVHALVREMGRIRPEVPISLGFVDVDTPALPSLVDRVVADSNQAVVVPLLLSSGYHVAVDILGQASRHADQVTAAAALGPDPVLADILADRLGDLSAIDHVVLAAAGSSNRRALLDCSATAALLAERIDRPVEVGYVSGAGERLPAVLARTPTRTAVATYLLAPGAFADHIRRLSGNHPVSTPLGPDPRLAALALTRYDAALAHARTGVGTVGR